One genomic region from Prionailurus bengalensis isolate Pbe53 chromosome C1, Fcat_Pben_1.1_paternal_pri, whole genome shotgun sequence encodes:
- the LOC122481969 gene encoding integrin-linked kinase-associated serine/threonine phosphatase 2C isoform X2, whose amino-acid sequence MDLFGDLPEPERSPRPAAGREAQKGPLLFDDLPPASSTDSGSGGPLLFDDLPPASSGDSASSVIFGLKGYVAERKGEREEMQDAHVILNDITEECRPPSSLITRVSYFAVFDGHGGIRASKFAAQNLHQNLIRKFPKGDVISVEKTVKRCLLDTFKHTDEEFLKQASSQKPAWKDGSTATCVLAVDNILYIANLGDSRAILCRFNEESQKHAALSLSKEHNPTQYEERMRIQKAGGNVRDGRVLGVLEVSRSIGDGQYKRCGVTSVPDIRRCQLTPNDRFILLACDGLFKVFTPEEAVNFILSCLEDEKIQSREGKPTVDARYEAACNRLANKAVQRGSADNVTVMVVRIGQ is encoded by the exons ATGGACCTGTTCGGGGACCTGCCGGAGCCCGAGCGCTCGCCGCGCCCGGCTGCCG GCAGAGAAGCTCAGAAGGGACCTCTGCTCTTCGACGACCTCCCTCCGGCCAGCAGTACTGACTCAG GATCAGGGGGACCTTTGCTTTTTGATGATCTCCCACCAGCCAGCAGTGGGGATTCAG CCTCCTCGGTGATCTTTGGTCTGAAAGGCTACGTGGCTGAGCGGAAGGGCGAGCGGGAGGAGATGCAGGACGCCCACGTCATCCTGAACGACATCACTGAGGAGTGCAGGCCCCCATCGTCCCTCAT TACCCGGGTTtcatattttgctgtttttgatGGACACGGAGGAATTCGAGCCTCAAAATTTGCTGCACAGAACTTGCATCAGAACTTGATCAGGAAATTTCCTAAAG GAGATGTAATCAGCGTAGAGAAAACCGTGAAGAGATGCCTTTTGGACACTTTTAAGCATACTGATGAAGAGTTCCTTAAACAAGCTTCAAGCCA GAAGCCTGCCTGGAAAGATGGCTCCACTGCCACGTGTGTCCTGGCCGTGGACAACATCCTGTACATCGCCAACCTCGGAGACAGTCGG GCAATCCTGTGTCGGTTTAATGAGGAGAGTCAGAAGCACGCGGCCTTAAGCCTCAGCAAGGAGCACAACCCCACCCAGTATGAGGAGCGGATGAGAATACAGAAGGCTGGCGGGAACGTCAG GGACGGACGTGTCTTGGGTGTGCTGGAGGTGTCACGCTCCATCGGGGACGGGCAGTACAAGCGCTGCGGGGTCACCTCTGTGCCAGACATCAGACGCTGCCAGCTGACCCCCAACGACAG GTTCATTTTGCTGGCCTGTGACGGCCTCTTCAAGGTCTTTACCCCGGAAGAAGCTGTCAACTTCATCTTGTCCTGCCTGGAG GATGAGAAGATCCAGAGCCGAGAAGGGAAGCCCACAGTGGACGCGCGCTACGAAGCAGCCTGCAACAGGCTGGCCAACAAGGCGGTGCAGCGGGGCTCGGCGGACAACGTCACGGTGATGGTGGTGCGGATAGGGCAGTGA
- the LOC122481969 gene encoding integrin-linked kinase-associated serine/threonine phosphatase 2C isoform X3 has translation MSQTVKNEGKGAKRRAPEEENGSEELVEKKVCKASSVIFGLKGYVAERKGEREEMQDAHVILNDITEECRPPSSLITRVSYFAVFDGHGGIRASKFAAQNLHQNLIRKFPKGDVISVEKTVKRCLLDTFKHTDEEFLKQASSQKPAWKDGSTATCVLAVDNILYIANLGDSRAILCRFNEESQKHAALSLSKEHNPTQYEERMRIQKAGGNVRDGRVLGVLEVSRSIGDGQYKRCGVTSVPDIRRCQLTPNDRFILLACDGLFKVFTPEEAVNFILSCLEDEKIQSREGKPTVDARYEAACNRLANKAVQRGSADNVTVMVVRIGQ, from the exons ATGTCCCAGACGGTAAAGAACGAAGGGAAAGGAGCAAAGAGAAGAGCCCCTGAAGAAGAGAACGGCAGCGAAGAGCTTGTGGAAAAGAAAGTTTGTAAAG CCTCCTCGGTGATCTTTGGTCTGAAAGGCTACGTGGCTGAGCGGAAGGGCGAGCGGGAGGAGATGCAGGACGCCCACGTCATCCTGAACGACATCACTGAGGAGTGCAGGCCCCCATCGTCCCTCAT TACCCGGGTTtcatattttgctgtttttgatGGACACGGAGGAATTCGAGCCTCAAAATTTGCTGCACAGAACTTGCATCAGAACTTGATCAGGAAATTTCCTAAAG GAGATGTAATCAGCGTAGAGAAAACCGTGAAGAGATGCCTTTTGGACACTTTTAAGCATACTGATGAAGAGTTCCTTAAACAAGCTTCAAGCCA GAAGCCTGCCTGGAAAGATGGCTCCACTGCCACGTGTGTCCTGGCCGTGGACAACATCCTGTACATCGCCAACCTCGGAGACAGTCGG GCAATCCTGTGTCGGTTTAATGAGGAGAGTCAGAAGCACGCGGCCTTAAGCCTCAGCAAGGAGCACAACCCCACCCAGTATGAGGAGCGGATGAGAATACAGAAGGCTGGCGGGAACGTCAG GGACGGACGTGTCTTGGGTGTGCTGGAGGTGTCACGCTCCATCGGGGACGGGCAGTACAAGCGCTGCGGGGTCACCTCTGTGCCAGACATCAGACGCTGCCAGCTGACCCCCAACGACAG GTTCATTTTGCTGGCCTGTGACGGCCTCTTCAAGGTCTTTACCCCGGAAGAAGCTGTCAACTTCATCTTGTCCTGCCTGGAG GATGAGAAGATCCAGAGCCGAGAAGGGAAGCCCACAGTGGACGCGCGCTACGAAGCAGCCTGCAACAGGCTGGCCAACAAGGCGGTGCAGCGGGGCTCGGCGGACAACGTCACGGTGATGGTGGTGCGGATAGGGCAGTGA
- the LOC122481969 gene encoding integrin-linked kinase-associated serine/threonine phosphatase 2C isoform X1 — MDLFGDLPEPERSPRPAAGREAQKGPLLFDDLPPASSTDSGSGGPLLFDDLPPASSGDSGSLDASMSQTVKNEGKGAKRRAPEEENGSEELVEKKVCKASSVIFGLKGYVAERKGEREEMQDAHVILNDITEECRPPSSLITRVSYFAVFDGHGGIRASKFAAQNLHQNLIRKFPKGDVISVEKTVKRCLLDTFKHTDEEFLKQASSQKPAWKDGSTATCVLAVDNILYIANLGDSRAILCRFNEESQKHAALSLSKEHNPTQYEERMRIQKAGGNVRDGRVLGVLEVSRSIGDGQYKRCGVTSVPDIRRCQLTPNDRFILLACDGLFKVFTPEEAVNFILSCLEDEKIQSREGKPTVDARYEAACNRLANKAVQRGSADNVTVMVVRIGQ; from the exons ATGGACCTGTTCGGGGACCTGCCGGAGCCCGAGCGCTCGCCGCGCCCGGCTGCCG GCAGAGAAGCTCAGAAGGGACCTCTGCTCTTCGACGACCTCCCTCCGGCCAGCAGTACTGACTCAG GATCAGGGGGACCTTTGCTTTTTGATGATCTCCCACCAGCCAGCAGTGGGGATTCAG GTTCTCTTGACGCTTCGATGTCCCAGACGGTAAAGAACGAAGGGAAAGGAGCAAAGAGAAGAGCCCCTGAAGAAGAGAACGGCAGCGAAGAGCTTGTGGAAAAGAAAGTTTGTAAAG CCTCCTCGGTGATCTTTGGTCTGAAAGGCTACGTGGCTGAGCGGAAGGGCGAGCGGGAGGAGATGCAGGACGCCCACGTCATCCTGAACGACATCACTGAGGAGTGCAGGCCCCCATCGTCCCTCAT TACCCGGGTTtcatattttgctgtttttgatGGACACGGAGGAATTCGAGCCTCAAAATTTGCTGCACAGAACTTGCATCAGAACTTGATCAGGAAATTTCCTAAAG GAGATGTAATCAGCGTAGAGAAAACCGTGAAGAGATGCCTTTTGGACACTTTTAAGCATACTGATGAAGAGTTCCTTAAACAAGCTTCAAGCCA GAAGCCTGCCTGGAAAGATGGCTCCACTGCCACGTGTGTCCTGGCCGTGGACAACATCCTGTACATCGCCAACCTCGGAGACAGTCGG GCAATCCTGTGTCGGTTTAATGAGGAGAGTCAGAAGCACGCGGCCTTAAGCCTCAGCAAGGAGCACAACCCCACCCAGTATGAGGAGCGGATGAGAATACAGAAGGCTGGCGGGAACGTCAG GGACGGACGTGTCTTGGGTGTGCTGGAGGTGTCACGCTCCATCGGGGACGGGCAGTACAAGCGCTGCGGGGTCACCTCTGTGCCAGACATCAGACGCTGCCAGCTGACCCCCAACGACAG GTTCATTTTGCTGGCCTGTGACGGCCTCTTCAAGGTCTTTACCCCGGAAGAAGCTGTCAACTTCATCTTGTCCTGCCTGGAG GATGAGAAGATCCAGAGCCGAGAAGGGAAGCCCACAGTGGACGCGCGCTACGAAGCAGCCTGCAACAGGCTGGCCAACAAGGCGGTGCAGCGGGGCTCGGCGGACAACGTCACGGTGATGGTGGTGCGGATAGGGCAGTGA